The following coding sequences are from one Granulicella arctica window:
- a CDS encoding NADH-quinone oxidoreductase subunit J family protein — protein sequence MELALFIIFGGLAVAAALNLLLQRHPINSALSLVVVMMSLAVLYWSLGAEFLAAAQVIVYSGAIMVLFVFVIMLLNAGEEERTTGSRAAYIAGFPGAAAIFCLLSSVFLSESKALGTANLGGHLGGTVSNIAEISHVLFTTLLLPFEVTSVLILVAILGAVVLARKEQ from the coding sequence ATGGAACTGGCACTCTTCATCATCTTTGGCGGACTGGCCGTAGCAGCAGCCCTCAACCTGCTCCTACAGAGGCACCCCATCAACAGCGCCCTCTCCCTGGTCGTCGTCATGATGTCGCTCGCCGTCCTCTACTGGTCGCTCGGGGCTGAGTTCCTCGCCGCCGCCCAGGTCATCGTCTACTCCGGCGCCATCATGGTGCTCTTCGTCTTCGTTATCATGCTGCTCAACGCGGGCGAAGAAGAACGAACCACCGGCAGCCGCGCTGCCTACATCGCCGGATTCCCCGGTGCCGCCGCCATCTTCTGCCTGCTCAGCTCCGTCTTCCTGTCGGAGAGCAAGGCCCTCGGCACCGCGAACCTCGGCGGCCATCTCGGCGGCACAGTCAGCAACATCGCCGAGATCAGCCACGTCCTCTTCACAACCTTGCTGCTCCCCTTCGAAGTCACCTCCGTCCTCATCCTCGTCGCCATTCTCGGAGCCGTTGTGCTCGCCCGGAAGGAGCAATAA
- the nuoK gene encoding NADH-quinone oxidoreductase subunit NuoK, whose protein sequence is MVPIAYYLVLAAILFSVGVAAFLIKRNIISVFMSIELMLNAVNLTFVAFAHMWHQVQGQIFVFFVMVVAAAEAAVGLAIIIAIFRTRQTLNVDQINLMKL, encoded by the coding sequence ATGGTCCCCATCGCCTACTACCTCGTCCTCGCCGCCATCCTCTTCTCCGTCGGAGTCGCGGCCTTCCTCATCAAGCGCAACATCATCAGCGTCTTCATGTCGATCGAGCTCATGCTCAACGCCGTCAACCTGACCTTCGTCGCCTTCGCGCACATGTGGCACCAGGTCCAGGGTCAGATCTTCGTCTTCTTCGTGATGGTCGTCGCCGCCGCCGAGGCCGCTGTCGGCCTTGCCATCATCATCGCTATCTTCCGCACCCGTCAGACGCTGAACGTCGACCAGATCAACCTGATGAAACTGTGA
- a CDS encoding complex I subunit 4 family protein: MNLDHSILTLITFVPLAGALLLALLPDKGKTMQWGALAITLVTFVLTLHLPAHFNYGALPGTFQFTADYAWIPPIVRYHLGVDGLAMWLVVLTGLLAPLGVLISWRAIDSRKKLFYILFLLQQVAMMGIFVSLDLFLYYAFWELSLVPMTLLIATFGRTKDRRRAAIKYFLYAFIPSALLLVAMIWLYIQTGTFELPRLAELAAAHSISANSAALWLASLAFLFAFAVKVPIFPLHGWLSDAIFETPTAAVMVLAGKTGLYSILRFSFTIFPAESHRIAPIMIALGAIGIVYGALIALVQNDLKRLAAYSTLGHLSFIVLGIFTFTISGLDGGIYQILNHGISGGALFMLMGLLYERYQTYDMRQYGGLAAKYPWLVTMFVITTLSVIGLPMLNSFVGEFLILTGSMQSAIPHHVLWTALGTTGVIFGAAYMLVMIQRLFYGNLGRIPQSTTGWDLDAREHLALWPMVALFLAMGVASPFWLRAIDNTGTEIAMHVFEATPAPSAITPEATLLQNQNQGGQR, translated from the coding sequence ATGAACCTAGACCACTCCATCCTGACCCTCATCACCTTCGTCCCACTCGCGGGCGCTCTGCTCCTCGCGCTGCTGCCGGACAAGGGCAAGACGATGCAGTGGGGCGCGCTCGCCATCACCCTCGTCACCTTCGTGCTTACCCTGCATCTACCGGCGCACTTCAACTACGGCGCCCTCCCCGGCACCTTCCAGTTCACCGCCGACTACGCCTGGATCCCTCCGATCGTCCGTTATCACCTCGGCGTCGATGGCCTCGCCATGTGGCTCGTCGTCCTCACCGGCCTCCTCGCCCCGCTCGGCGTCCTCATCTCCTGGCGCGCCATCGATAGCCGCAAGAAGCTCTTCTACATCCTCTTCCTGCTCCAGCAGGTCGCGATGATGGGCATCTTCGTCTCGCTCGACCTCTTCCTCTACTACGCCTTCTGGGAGCTCTCGCTCGTCCCGATGACGCTCCTCATCGCCACCTTCGGCCGCACCAAAGACCGCCGCCGCGCCGCGATCAAGTACTTCCTCTACGCCTTCATCCCCTCGGCCCTGCTGCTCGTCGCCATGATCTGGCTCTACATCCAGACCGGCACCTTCGAGCTCCCCCGCCTCGCCGAGCTCGCCGCCGCGCATAGCATCTCCGCCAACTCCGCCGCCCTCTGGCTCGCCTCGCTGGCCTTCCTCTTCGCCTTCGCCGTCAAGGTTCCCATCTTCCCGCTGCACGGCTGGCTCTCGGACGCCATCTTCGAAACTCCCACAGCCGCCGTCATGGTCCTCGCCGGAAAGACCGGCCTCTACTCCATCCTGCGCTTCTCCTTCACCATCTTCCCCGCCGAGTCCCACCGCATCGCACCCATCATGATCGCCCTCGGAGCCATCGGCATCGTCTACGGCGCACTCATCGCGCTCGTCCAGAACGACCTCAAGCGCCTCGCCGCCTACTCCACCCTCGGACACCTCAGCTTCATCGTCCTCGGCATCTTCACCTTCACCATCTCCGGCCTCGACGGCGGCATCTATCAGATCCTCAACCACGGCATCTCCGGCGGCGCCCTCTTCATGCTCATGGGCCTGCTCTACGAGCGCTACCAGACCTACGACATGCGCCAGTACGGCGGCCTCGCAGCCAAATACCCCTGGCTGGTCACGATGTTCGTCATCACCACGCTCTCCGTCATCGGCCTGCCCATGCTCAACAGCTTCGTCGGCGAGTTCCTCATCCTCACAGGCTCCATGCAGTCAGCCATCCCGCACCATGTTCTCTGGACCGCCCTCGGCACCACAGGCGTCATCTTCGGCGCGGCCTACATGCTCGTCATGATCCAGCGTCTCTTCTACGGCAACCTCGGCCGCATCCCGCAATCCACCACCGGATGGGACCTCGACGCCCGCGAGCACCTCGCCCTCTGGCCCATGGTCGCCCTCTTCCTCGCCATGGGAGTCGCCTCGCCCTTCTGGCTCCGCGCCATCGACAACACTGGCACCGAGATCGCCATGCACGTCTTCGAAGCCACCCCCGCGCCATCCGCCATCACACCGGAAGCAACCTTGCTCCAGAATCAGAATCAAGGGGGCCAGCGCTAA
- a CDS encoding amino acid--tRNA ligase-related protein — translation MYESEFEENLYQLRREKRDQIVALGQQAYPNSYAFTHTIPALRAEFDAATGEQLEATRTHVSIAGRIMAIRVQGKAGFAQLQQNGQRLQIYVRKDDVGEDLFALYKLLDLGDHIGVRGYLMRTRTGELTVHAAPTDGAPASEQPHGALALTFLTKAMLALPDKYHGLEDTELRYRQRYVDLFMNTGHSAGSAKSPVNEEQPTSPKNAVILSEAKDPCISPEAPRTPTEPEAPINVRETFVKRAAVLRALRKFFDTRGYLEVETPMLHTIAGGAAARPFKTHHNALDIPLSLRIAPELFLKRLVVGGLDRVYEINRNFRNEGVSTRHNPEFTMLEFYQAYANYHDLMQLTEELVTFVATEVNGTTITNFNGNEIDLGKWTKLSMREAIIKWWPIEAGPAPKTEHFEDREAFSDLLEEASALISGPIRTRAAELDLTEIYPSQDTALGELIRFRYEADTFDRSEPVGKTIATIFETVAEPHLIQPTIIYDFPLAVSPLSKQKPEEPDWVERFEFYIGGFEVGNAFSELNDPDEQRKRFEDQLKERDRGDDEAHAMDEDYVRALGYGLPPTGGEGIGIDRLTMLLTGAKSIRDVILFPLMRPQSK, via the coding sequence GTGTACGAGTCCGAATTCGAAGAAAACCTCTACCAGCTCCGCCGTGAGAAGCGCGACCAGATCGTCGCCCTCGGCCAGCAGGCCTACCCCAACAGCTACGCCTTCACCCACACCATCCCCGCCCTCCGCGCCGAGTTCGACGCCGCCACCGGCGAGCAGCTCGAAGCCACCCGCACCCACGTCTCCATCGCCGGACGCATCATGGCCATCCGCGTCCAGGGTAAGGCCGGCTTCGCCCAGCTCCAACAGAACGGCCAGCGCCTCCAGATCTACGTCCGCAAAGACGACGTCGGTGAAGACCTCTTCGCCCTCTACAAGCTCCTCGACCTCGGCGACCACATCGGCGTCCGCGGCTACCTCATGCGCACCCGCACCGGCGAGCTCACCGTCCACGCCGCCCCAACCGACGGCGCACCCGCCAGCGAGCAGCCGCATGGCGCACTCGCCCTCACCTTCCTCACCAAAGCCATGCTCGCCCTCCCCGACAAGTACCACGGCCTCGAGGACACCGAGCTCCGCTACCGCCAGCGCTACGTCGACCTCTTCATGAACACCGGCCACAGCGCAGGCAGCGCAAAAAGCCCCGTCAATGAAGAACAGCCAACCAGCCCAAAAAACGCCGTCATCCTGAGCGAAGCGAAGGACCCCTGTATTTCGCCCGAAGCGCCACGAACACCCACCGAACCCGAAGCCCCCATCAACGTCCGCGAGACCTTCGTCAAACGAGCCGCCGTCCTCCGCGCCCTGCGCAAGTTCTTCGACACCCGCGGCTACCTCGAAGTCGAAACCCCCATGCTCCACACCATCGCCGGAGGAGCCGCCGCCCGCCCCTTCAAAACGCACCACAACGCGCTCGACATCCCGCTCTCCCTCCGCATCGCCCCCGAGCTCTTCCTCAAGCGCCTCGTCGTCGGCGGCCTCGACCGCGTCTACGAGATCAACCGCAACTTCCGCAACGAAGGCGTCAGCACCCGCCACAATCCCGAGTTCACCATGCTCGAGTTTTACCAGGCCTACGCCAACTACCACGATCTGATGCAGCTCACGGAAGAGCTTGTAACCTTCGTCGCTACAGAAGTAAACGGCACCACCATCACCAACTTTAACGGCAACGAAATCGACCTCGGCAAGTGGACCAAACTATCCATGCGTGAAGCCATCATCAAGTGGTGGCCCATTGAAGCTGGTCCAGCTCCTAAAACTGAGCATTTCGAGGACCGCGAGGCTTTCAGCGACCTTTTGGAAGAAGCGTCCGCATTGATTAGCGGACCAATCCGCACCCGTGCGGCTGAGCTCGACCTTACAGAGATTTATCCTTCACAAGATACAGCCCTTGGTGAGCTTATCCGTTTCAGATATGAGGCAGATACCTTCGATCGGAGCGAACCTGTTGGCAAGACCATCGCCACTATTTTCGAAACTGTCGCCGAGCCCCACCTAATCCAACCCACCATCATCTACGACTTCCCCCTAGCCGTAAGCCCCCTCTCCAAGCAGAAACCCGAAGAGCCCGACTGGGTCGAGCGCTTCGAGTTCTACATCGGCGGCTTCGAGGTCGGCAACGCCTTTTCCGAGCTCAACGACCCCGACGAGCAGCGCAAGCGCTTCGAGGACCAGCTCAAAGAGCGCGACCGCGGCGACGACGAAGCCCACGCCATGGACGAGGACTACGTCCGAGCCCTGGGCTACGGCCTCCCGCCCACCGGAGGCGAAGGCATCGGCATCGACCGCCTCACCATGCTGCTCACCGGAGCCAAGTCCATCCGCGACGTCATCCTCTTCCCCCTCATGCGCCCGCAGAGCAAGTAA
- a CDS encoding RrF2 family transcriptional regulator, with product MAQSGRFALSLKVLTVLAAKPAEMLTSAVIAEELGESAVMVRRMFLLLHKAGWIVQRKGPNGGAQLKVGAKQIGLGDVFEAATGDWLAGEDKSTETLLKKVRSAAIETMNETTVAQVLKRAKKG from the coding sequence ATGGCACAGAGCGGACGTTTCGCGTTGAGTTTAAAGGTGTTGACGGTGCTGGCGGCAAAGCCGGCGGAGATGCTGACCTCAGCCGTGATCGCGGAAGAGCTGGGCGAGAGCGCGGTGATGGTGCGTCGGATGTTCCTGCTGCTGCATAAGGCCGGGTGGATTGTGCAGCGGAAGGGGCCGAACGGCGGTGCTCAGCTGAAGGTTGGAGCGAAGCAGATCGGGCTGGGCGATGTGTTTGAGGCGGCCACGGGGGACTGGCTGGCTGGCGAGGACAAATCGACCGAGACGCTGCTGAAGAAGGTGCGGTCGGCGGCGATCGAGACGATGAACGAGACGACGGTGGCGCAGGTGCTGAAGCGGGCGAAGAAGGGGTAG
- a CDS encoding MFS transporter: MTTQTMTGRTTQAPAPTQEGTLFGVLTAVTFVHLLNDMMQSLLPSIYPILKTQFHLNFTQIGLITLTYQITASLLQPFIGHFTDKRPKPYSLPMGMAFTLVGLLLLAVAPTFGLILLAASLIGMGSAVFHPESSRVARMASGGRHGLAQSFFQVGGNTGSAIGPLLAAFIVLPRGQIGVSWFSVVALVGILMLLGVSRWYKERLVHLQKRPAEAKEALSPLPRAKTILAITVLMALVFSKYFYLTSLTNYYTFYLISRFHVSVQSSQLYLFAFLGAVAAGTLIGGPVGDKVGRKAVIWCSILGVLPFTLILPHVNLLWTAVLSVVIGFVISSAFSAILVYAQELVPGRIGMISGLFFGLAFGMGGIGAAVLGKLADATSIVFVYKVCAYLPAIGLLTWLLPDISGAKTAKASR; encoded by the coding sequence ATGACGACACAGACGATGACAGGCAGGACAACCCAGGCTCCTGCGCCTACGCAAGAGGGGACACTGTTCGGTGTCCTGACGGCGGTGACCTTCGTTCATCTGTTGAACGACATGATGCAGTCGCTGCTGCCGTCCATCTATCCGATCCTGAAGACGCAGTTTCACCTTAATTTCACCCAGATCGGGTTGATTACGTTGACGTACCAGATTACGGCGTCGCTGCTACAGCCATTTATCGGTCATTTCACGGACAAACGGCCGAAGCCGTACTCGCTGCCGATGGGCATGGCGTTTACGCTGGTGGGACTGCTGCTGCTGGCTGTGGCACCGACCTTTGGCTTGATCCTGCTGGCTGCCTCCCTGATCGGGATGGGCTCGGCGGTCTTTCATCCGGAGTCGTCGCGGGTGGCGCGGATGGCTTCGGGTGGCAGGCATGGGCTGGCGCAATCGTTCTTTCAGGTGGGCGGAAACACCGGGTCGGCGATCGGCCCGCTGCTGGCGGCGTTTATTGTGCTGCCGCGGGGACAGATTGGCGTCTCGTGGTTCTCGGTTGTCGCGCTGGTGGGGATTCTCATGCTGCTCGGCGTGAGCAGGTGGTACAAGGAGCGCCTTGTTCACTTGCAGAAGCGGCCAGCCGAGGCGAAGGAGGCGCTCTCGCCGCTGCCGAGGGCGAAGACCATACTGGCGATCACGGTGCTGATGGCGCTGGTGTTTTCGAAGTACTTCTATCTGACCAGTTTGACGAACTACTACACCTTCTACCTCATTAGCCGGTTCCATGTGTCGGTGCAGAGTTCGCAGCTTTACCTGTTTGCGTTTTTAGGAGCGGTGGCTGCGGGGACGCTGATCGGCGGGCCGGTTGGGGACAAGGTTGGACGCAAGGCCGTCATCTGGTGCTCGATCCTGGGTGTGCTGCCGTTTACGCTCATTCTGCCGCACGTCAATCTGCTCTGGACGGCGGTGCTGAGTGTGGTGATCGGGTTTGTGATCTCGTCGGCGTTCTCGGCGATTCTTGTTTACGCGCAGGAGCTGGTGCCGGGGAGGATCGGGATGATCTCAGGGCTGTTCTTCGGCCTGGCCTTTGGCATGGGTGGCATTGGCGCGGCGGTGCTGGGCAAGTTGGCGGATGCGACGAGCATCGTCTTTGTCTACAAGGTGTGCGCTTACCTGCCGGCGATCGGCTTGTTGACGTGGCTGTTGCCGGATATTAGTGGTGCGAAGACGGCAAAGGCGAGCCGTTGA
- a CDS encoding NADH-quinone oxidoreductase subunit N produces MNTLSPNILALLPEYILTLTGILVMLIEPVLKPASSRKPLGWLAVLGTFAAGLASAAQLHLGTLHAFSGTIRVDAFSVFFHLLIAAVVLVTLLGSLDYFEGNASHAGEYFALTLFGAVGMMFMTCSVELLMVFIGLEISSISTYIMAGFRKGQATGSESSIKYFLLGSFATAFFLYGIALAFGATGSTSIAAIAAGLATTTTPRLAFTAIALIIIGLGFKVSAAPFHVWTPDVYQGAPAPVVGLMSTAPKAAAFAVLLRITFSGFPGMQHRWSILLWVLAALSMTIGNLGALLQRDVKRMLAYSSIAHAGYLLVAFTAFPADGILTACFYTATYAAMNVGAFAVITQIAGYNENLRTIDDYTGLAAKRPILTALFAFFLLSLIGIPFTGGFFGKFLVFTAAIHAGNIWLAVIGLLNSGVACFYYLRLLSALYTRSADEDATAPQPTVSVPAGIALAATALATLMLGILPGTILRVVNRAAYETIVTTQTPTAAARVSSTASADQQ; encoded by the coding sequence ATGAACACCCTTTCGCCTAACATCCTTGCCCTCCTGCCCGAGTACATCCTCACCCTCACCGGCATCCTCGTCATGCTGATTGAGCCCGTGCTCAAACCCGCCAGCAGCCGCAAGCCGCTCGGCTGGCTCGCCGTCCTCGGCACCTTCGCCGCAGGCCTCGCCAGCGCCGCGCAGCTTCACCTCGGCACCCTCCACGCCTTCTCCGGAACCATCCGGGTCGATGCCTTCAGCGTCTTCTTCCATCTCCTCATCGCCGCCGTCGTCCTCGTCACCCTCCTCGGTTCGCTGGACTACTTCGAAGGCAACGCCTCCCATGCAGGCGAGTATTTCGCCCTCACCCTCTTCGGCGCCGTCGGCATGATGTTCATGACCTGCTCGGTCGAGCTCCTCATGGTCTTCATCGGCCTCGAGATCTCCTCCATCTCCACCTACATCATGGCCGGCTTTCGCAAAGGACAAGCCACCGGCTCCGAGTCCTCCATCAAGTACTTCCTGCTAGGCTCCTTCGCCACCGCCTTCTTCCTCTACGGCATAGCACTCGCCTTCGGGGCCACCGGCTCCACGTCCATCGCCGCAATCGCCGCGGGCCTCGCCACCACCACCACACCGCGTCTCGCCTTCACCGCCATCGCCCTCATCATCATCGGCCTCGGCTTCAAGGTCTCCGCCGCTCCCTTCCACGTCTGGACCCCCGACGTCTACCAGGGTGCCCCCGCTCCCGTCGTCGGCCTGATGTCCACCGCCCCCAAAGCCGCCGCCTTCGCCGTCCTGCTCCGCATCACCTTCTCCGGATTCCCCGGCATGCAGCACCGCTGGAGCATCCTCCTCTGGGTCCTCGCAGCCCTCTCCATGACCATCGGCAACCTCGGTGCCCTGCTCCAGCGCGACGTCAAGCGCATGCTCGCCTACTCCAGCATCGCCCACGCAGGCTACCTGCTCGTCGCCTTCACCGCCTTTCCCGCCGACGGCATCCTCACCGCCTGCTTCTACACCGCGACCTACGCCGCTATGAACGTCGGAGCCTTCGCCGTCATCACCCAGATCGCCGGCTACAACGAGAACCTCCGCACTATCGACGACTACACCGGCCTCGCCGCGAAGCGCCCCATCCTGACCGCCCTCTTCGCCTTCTTCCTGCTCTCGCTGATCGGCATCCCCTTCACCGGCGGCTTCTTCGGCAAATTCCTCGTCTTCACCGCCGCCATTCACGCCGGAAACATCTGGCTCGCCGTCATCGGCCTGCTCAACAGCGGCGTCGCCTGCTTCTACTACCTCCGCCTGCTCAGCGCCCTCTACACCCGCTCCGCAGACGAGGACGCCACCGCCCCCCAGCCCACCGTCAGCGTCCCGGCAGGCATCGCCCTCGCCGCCACCGCGCTCGCCACCCTGATGCTCGGCATCTTGCCTGGCACCATCCTCCGTGTCGTCAACCGCGCCGCCTACGAGACCATCGTCACCACCCAGACCCCAACCGCCGCTGCACGCGTCTCCTCGACGGCCAGCGCAGACCAGCAGTAG
- a CDS encoding AtpZ/AtpI family protein, producing MADESKAKKSGALGEVVKAESMIQLAIALPAGCLIGWLVGHWLDAHFHQGWIGIAGIVLGAVAGFVQIFTTAARFLRSGK from the coding sequence ATGGCAGATGAGTCGAAGGCGAAGAAGAGCGGTGCGCTGGGCGAGGTGGTGAAGGCTGAGTCGATGATTCAGCTGGCGATTGCGCTGCCTGCCGGATGTTTGATTGGGTGGCTGGTAGGGCACTGGCTCGATGCGCACTTTCACCAGGGATGGATTGGGATTGCGGGGATCGTGCTGGGAGCGGTGGCGGGGTTTGTGCAGATCTTTACGACGGCGGCGCGGTTTTTGAGGAGTGGAAAGTAG
- a CDS encoding ATP synthase F0 subunit C, with the protein MKKLQYVFMSLAALLLATPAFAADAVNGGSPAGQWVPLAAALGMALAAGLCGLGQGKATASATEALARNPGARPGIFIFLILGLAFIESLALFTFVIIFLKVQA; encoded by the coding sequence ATGAAGAAGCTGCAATATGTATTTATGTCTTTGGCCGCGCTGCTGCTTGCAACGCCGGCTTTTGCTGCTGATGCAGTTAACGGTGGTTCTCCTGCGGGTCAGTGGGTTCCGCTGGCTGCTGCGCTTGGCATGGCCCTTGCCGCTGGTCTTTGCGGTCTCGGTCAGGGTAAGGCGACTGCTTCGGCTACCGAGGCTCTTGCTCGCAACCCGGGTGCTCGTCCTGGAATCTTCATCTTCCTGATTCTCGGTCTGGCGTTCATCGAGTCCCTCGCACTGTTCACCTTCGTGATCATCTTCCTCAAAGTTCAGGCTTAG
- the nuoL gene encoding NADH-quinone oxidoreductase subunit L, with protein sequence MPSSYLWLIPLLPFTGFLINGTVGRKLPRAAVTGIALLFTAIPAVIVAYLWMIMKAAGAPELIQAVSAPWIAITGFQVNFAFTVDHLTLIMLSIITGVGFLIHLYSAGYMAHEEGYWRFFAYLNLFMFFMSVLVLSESFLLLFVGWEGVGLASYLLIGFYFKKDSAANAGKKAFIVNRIGDFGFLLAMFLLVTHFGTLSFTEVFTEITAHPEWHGGFLTAIALLLVVGATGKSAQIPLYVWLPDAMEGPTPVSALIHAATMVTAGIYMVARCHTLFDRSPYALGVVALIGAATALFAACIGMVQQDIKRVLAYSTVSQLGYMFLACGVGAYGAGIFHLMTHAFFKALLFLAAGSVIHALNGEQDMRKMGALRKRIPVTFWTMTMGVFAIAGLPPWAAFFSKDEILYRAFISDNPLGKLLWFVGLVTAGMTSFYMFRLWFKTFFGKSHVEEPAHDHSHDHGHAAHSHGVHESPWIMLFPLVVLAILSVIGGWVGVPAALGGHNEIEHFLEPVFSTGSPVAEIAGSNGLELTLAAVSVLTALLGLFVAYWLYVKNPGSSTAIARKARPVYKLLENKFYIDEIYQAVIVFPLTAGTRVLLSGIVDWGIVDGSGKLAGATTRGLSTLTRRVQSGNIRSYAGWLALGAAAVLAVMIFGHSLFMR encoded by the coding sequence ATGCCCTCTTCCTATCTCTGGCTGATCCCGCTGCTTCCCTTTACCGGCTTCCTCATCAACGGGACCGTAGGCCGCAAGCTGCCCCGTGCCGCCGTCACCGGCATCGCGCTTCTCTTCACCGCTATTCCCGCCGTCATCGTCGCATACCTCTGGATGATCATGAAGGCCGCCGGAGCGCCGGAGCTCATTCAGGCCGTCTCGGCTCCGTGGATCGCCATCACCGGCTTCCAGGTCAACTTCGCCTTCACCGTCGATCACCTCACGCTGATCATGCTGTCGATCATCACCGGCGTCGGCTTCCTCATTCACCTCTACTCCGCCGGATACATGGCGCATGAAGAGGGGTACTGGCGCTTCTTCGCCTACCTCAACCTCTTCATGTTCTTCATGTCCGTCCTCGTCCTCTCCGAGAGCTTCCTGCTTCTCTTCGTCGGCTGGGAGGGCGTCGGCCTCGCCTCCTACCTGCTCATCGGCTTCTACTTCAAGAAGGACTCCGCCGCCAACGCAGGCAAAAAAGCCTTCATCGTCAACCGCATCGGCGACTTCGGCTTCCTGCTCGCCATGTTCCTGCTCGTCACCCACTTCGGCACGCTCAGCTTCACCGAGGTCTTTACCGAGATCACCGCGCATCCCGAATGGCACGGCGGCTTTCTCACTGCCATCGCCCTCCTGCTCGTCGTCGGAGCCACCGGTAAGTCCGCCCAGATTCCTCTCTACGTCTGGCTCCCCGACGCCATGGAAGGCCCCACGCCCGTCTCCGCGCTCATTCACGCAGCCACGATGGTCACGGCTGGTATCTACATGGTCGCGCGCTGCCACACGCTCTTCGACCGCAGCCCCTACGCCCTCGGCGTTGTCGCCCTCATCGGAGCTGCAACCGCCCTCTTCGCCGCCTGCATCGGCATGGTCCAGCAGGATATCAAGCGCGTCCTCGCCTACTCCACCGTCTCCCAGCTCGGTTACATGTTCCTCGCCTGCGGCGTCGGAGCCTACGGAGCCGGCATCTTCCACCTGATGACCCACGCCTTCTTCAAGGCACTCCTCTTCCTCGCCGCCGGTTCGGTCATCCATGCACTCAACGGCGAGCAGGACATGCGCAAGATGGGAGCCCTCCGCAAGCGCATCCCCGTCACCTTCTGGACCATGACGATGGGCGTCTTTGCCATCGCCGGGCTTCCCCCCTGGGCCGCCTTCTTCTCGAAGGACGAGATCCTCTACCGCGCCTTCATCTCCGATAACCCGCTCGGCAAGCTCCTCTGGTTCGTCGGCCTCGTCACCGCAGGCATGACCTCCTTCTACATGTTCCGCCTCTGGTTTAAGACCTTCTTCGGCAAATCACACGTCGAAGAGCCCGCGCATGACCACAGCCACGATCACGGCCACGCCGCTCACTCCCACGGCGTCCACGAGTCGCCCTGGATCATGCTCTTCCCGCTCGTCGTCCTCGCCATCCTCTCCGTCATCGGCGGATGGGTCGGCGTCCCCGCCGCCCTCGGCGGCCACAACGAGATCGAGCACTTCCTCGAGCCCGTCTTCTCCACCGGCAGCCCTGTCGCCGAGATCGCAGGCAGCAACGGCCTCGAGCTCACCCTCGCCGCCGTCTCCGTCCTTACCGCGCTCCTCGGCCTCTTCGTCGCCTACTGGCTCTACGTCAAGAACCCCGGCTCCTCCACCGCCATCGCCCGCAAGGCAAGGCCGGTCTACAAGCTCCTCGAGAACAAGTTCTACATCGACGAGATCTACCAAGCCGTCATCGTCTTCCCCCTAACGGCTGGCACACGCGTCCTGCTCAGCGGCATCGTCGACTGGGGCATCGTCGACGGCTCCGGCAAACTTGCCGGAGCAACCACCCGCGGCCTCAGCACCCTCACCCGGCGCGTCCAGTCCGGCAACATCCGCTCCTACGCTGGCTGGCTCGCACTCGGCGCAGCCGCTGTACTCGCTGTCATGATCTTCGGCCACTCGCTCTTCATGCGCTAA
- the atpB gene encoding F0F1 ATP synthase subunit A — protein sequence MPQTLIAQSLNHVFAAPTTALLRSLHIEPVHPAAPITDTFAMELLVFGVLIAFFLLVRATLSVEKPAPAQHLAEMVHEFVNEQGESIIGHGYERFTSYLTTLFLFILVANLMGLVPGLKSPTADVVMPLGFALVTFIYYHFHGIRSNGAGYIKQFLGPVWWLYPLMLPIEIISHFARVLSLTVRLYANMFAGDLVTLAFFSLVPVGIPLVFMGLHFGVAIVQAYVFFLLASIYLSLAVAHDH from the coding sequence ATGCCCCAGACACTGATCGCCCAATCTTTGAATCACGTCTTTGCCGCGCCCACGACGGCGCTGTTGCGTAGTCTGCATATCGAGCCTGTCCACCCTGCGGCTCCCATCACCGACACGTTTGCTATGGAGTTGCTGGTCTTCGGCGTGCTGATTGCGTTCTTCCTGCTGGTGCGGGCGACGTTGAGCGTCGAGAAACCGGCTCCGGCGCAGCATCTGGCGGAGATGGTTCACGAGTTCGTGAACGAGCAGGGCGAGTCGATCATCGGCCATGGGTATGAGCGGTTTACCAGCTACCTGACGACGCTGTTTCTGTTCATCCTGGTGGCGAACCTGATGGGTCTGGTTCCGGGGCTGAAGTCGCCTACGGCGGATGTAGTGATGCCGCTGGGTTTTGCGTTGGTCACGTTCATCTACTACCACTTCCATGGCATTCGTTCGAATGGGGCTGGTTATATCAAGCAGTTCCTTGGACCGGTGTGGTGGCTGTATCCGCTGATGCTGCCGATCGAGATCATCTCGCACTTTGCACGTGTGTTGTCGCTCACGGTGCGTTTGTACGCGAATATGTTCGCAGGAGACCTGGTGACGCTGGCGTTCTTCTCGCTGGTGCCGGTGGGTATTCCGCTGGTCTTCATGGGGCTGCACTTCGGTGTAGCGATTGTGCAGGCGTATGTGTTCTTCCTGCTGGCGTCGATCTATCTGTCGCTGGCGGTTGCGCACGATCATTAG